The genomic interval AGGTACATTAATGAGTACGGGGAGGAGCTTAAGGCCGCTGCCTCAGTGTTATATAGCTGTCATGTTAAAGAAAACTTGCTTTTGCTTTGTgattgagtgtgtttttttattttagtgtcagcacttattttgaaaaataattttCTTTTGTATGATGTTAAAATAGATTATATCATTACTTATTTGTAGCTTTTGCaggcattgttgttttttaatactGTTATTAACACTAGAACATGTAGGCCCATTATTTATCAATAGATAGAGAAGCGTTTAGTTACTGTTCAGACGTTTGTTTAAGAGTGCAATGGCTTTGTCTATGTGATGacacaggagaagaaagaagaaacccAGCAGAAGAAGCGGGGCAGTAAGCCCACAGGAGGGGCTGGAGCTGGTGCCGCTTCCACAGCGGATCACCCAGCGGCCCACTGGCGCACCCGCCTGACGCTCAACGTTGTCGGAGACCACTTTGTGTTCGACAAGGAGAACGTGCCCGGAGATGTCCACAGATACCTCAGAGTGTAAGACAGCGAATACAGAAACGGAGACGTGTGTTGGACGTTGAAGACATTTGCAATACATTcttatatatttcatttttaagattCCAAAATGGTAAGAAGATTGATTACTTACCCCTGCTGTTTGTGGACGAGCTCAGCAACCGAGTCAAGGACCTTGTGGTAAGCTTATACATTCAAATAAACGTGATGTAATTGACTTTTATTGAGTGAAATGTGCATAAAAACATGTAAGAAAATGTATGGTAAACATGTAATAGGACAAAGTAACACATTAGAAAAGCTATATGGATTCAGTCTATACAATTAGATTATGTTGCTCTGTCACTTAACATATTAACTTGAAGACCATGGTTGCGTTGGTATATTTGTAGGAGATCAACAGCACCTCCAAGGAGCTCCCTCTGACCATCTCCTACGACTCCATCTCTCTGGGGAGGCTGCGGTTCTGGATCCACATGCAAGACGCCGTTTTCTCCCTGCAACAGTTCGGTAAGTTAattcactctctcacacacacacacacacacccttgcgCTCTTAACACCACGTATTGTCTGTCTCCTGGTACGTGTTACAGGTTTCACAGAAAAGGATGCTGATGAGATAAAGGGAATCTTTGTGGATACCAACCTGTACTTCCTGGCTTTGACCTTCCTCGTAGCTGCCTTCCATGTAAGTTTTCACAATGATTTGACATAAAATCATGCAAATATTTTTCTGATTAGACATATTTGATTTTCAACTTTCCAACCAGTGCATTAAAACAGCATGAAAGTACAAACAATTAAGGTCCATGCAATCCTAAACAATACAGTTATTTAAAGACCAAATACAGTAATATATCAGATGAGATACGGGTCTTAATACCTttctctttacatttttttattataaaatacaaaaatcatCAACATCAAGGTTTACTGATCATGAACTGGCAACAATAAAGTTTAGagtgacaaatgtttttttgtttgccagCTCCTCTTTGACTTCCTGGCATTCAAGAACGACATCAGCTtctggaaggagaagaaaagcatGGTGGGAATGTCCAGCAAAGCAGGTCGGTGACCTTGTTGTTCGGAAAAGCACAATACTGGCATACTTCGTTTGGAAGACTTTGCTCCAAACTATAAGTTTGTTGTAACTGTTTGAGAAGAGATAGAATATGATTAAGCATTTCTCTGTAAATTCATCAACGTTTTGAAACACTCACTGAAACCATGTGCTGTACTAAGTGCAATCCACGTGAAGCCTCCACCGCGCTGTCAGTCAGTAGAAGTAACATTTACTGGTCTCTTTCCCAGTGCTATGGCGGTGCTTCAGCACCATCGTGATTTTCCTCTATTTGTTTGACGAGCACACCAGCCTGCTCGTCCTCATACCGGCTGGTGTCGGCTCCATCATCGAAGtaagtatacacacacacacacacacacacacacacacacacacacacacacacacacacacaatattaacTACACAACAGCAGGCACTCGGAACCCAATGGACAAGACACGTACatcaataacatttatattGTCCTATTTTATAAGAATGCATCTGGGTGATTGTTGCATAATcttctgtatgtttttgttgaaggTGTGGAAAGTGAAGAAGGCCCTTAAGATTCAGGTTTCCTGGAAGGGAGGAAAACCAACATTCCTGGTgggtgtagatgtgtgtgtgtgtgtgtagtttatcTTTCCACTATTGCCTCATTAAAATTACATAAGCTTCACTTAACAGGCATCATAAAATCAAATAAGTGTAATGTTGGCCGTGGCATTTTAAATGTCAAGTTTAATTTGGTTTAATATGTCGTGTTATTTAGtgtgagcttttcttttctgtggaACAGTTTGGGAAATTGGATGAATCGGAGAGGAGAACAGAGGAGTACGATACTCTGGTAAGACGCAATAGACTCTTCAATATAATAAACCAAGTCAAATAGTGCACGTTTGTCACTGGACCACAGAGACCGGCTATGACCGTATGCACGCTTATGTTGTGTTCTTTCCTGTAGGCCATGAAGTACCTCTCGTTCCTCCTCTACCCCATGTGCATCGGAGGGGCTGTGTATGCGCTAATATATCTACGATataagaggtgtgtgtgtgtgtgtgtgtgtgtgtgcacagttttCATAACCTGACTACTAATCTTTGAACAGTCGGTCTCACCAATCGTTATTTCCTTTTGTCTCCTGACCCTTGTTGTAGTTGGTACTCGTGGCTGATCAACAGTTTGGTTAATGgtaagctttttcttttttctttttttttttttacaacttcaACATTAAGGAAACGGCAAAACATCTGTTTCCTTCACAGTATTTAGATTGCAAGCTGGTTAACTCGTAACATTGATTTTTATAATCTAATGGAGTATTTTCTTAATGCTTTCAGGTGTATATGCTTTTGGCTTCCTCTTCATGCTCCCTCAATTATTTGTCAACTATAAGGTCAGTTTATCCTGATTaatgcgtgtgagagagagagagtggtcTTTGTTTTCATGAAGATGTATGATGTGCTAATGGACTAAATACACTTATTGTAAAGACATCTAAAACATGCGTTGCATGTAATATTTTAAGTCTACACTTCTGTTTGGAATTTTACTGATAAACCAACAAAGAAATGTCCAtgacataaaaaataaactttcccTATTGACAGTAAAACACCTTCATAGCACTGCGAGAGGTCTAAACCGTTAACTGCTGCAGACGCTAAAGGAGAATGTGGCTGCTGAAACGTGAAATTGTTCTGATATTGCATGAAAGCTCCACAGCATTTCATTTAGTTTACCGTGTGTGTCTTTCAAAGATCTCACTGACCTTACATGTTTAATTCAACAGCTGAAATCTGTGGCCCACCTGCCATGGAAAGCCTTCATGTACAAGGTAAGAACAGGACTCCAGTTAGTAGGTTTTTCCATTTGTCCATTTGGTTTTTAATGAGAATATTCTTAGAATAAAACAAGAACTTTGTCAAATATAACAACTCATTTTCTACGTTTTTGTTTTCGAAGTCAGTTGTTTAATTGAAGTCGCCGCATAATCTAGATCAGTTATTTCGTTTTCAAACTATCAAAGGATTTATATTGGTTGActattttgatttctttttttgccagGCATTCAATACCTTCATCGACGATGTGTTTGCCTTCATCATCACCATGCCAACGTCACACAGACTGGCCTGTTTCAGGGACGACGTTGTGTTTCTCATTTACCTCTACCAGAGATGGTACAGtctcacttacacacacgctccttcatcaacaaaaaaacacacccaaACGTTTTCTAACCTCAAACTGTGTCCCTCCCCCAGGCTCTACCCAGTGGataaaacaagaataaatgAGTATGGAGTTTCTTACGACGAA from Gasterosteus aculeatus chromosome 10, fGasAcu3.hap1.1, whole genome shotgun sequence carries:
- the clptm1l gene encoding lipid scramblase CLPTM1L yields the protein MFLKTSFTSLIVGVFVVYVLHTCWVMYGIVYTKPCDSPKGENCFTPYLAQEPKLQLSIYTALRPDAEGGHTLIHKEETFDVNSKFERIVNVSLPKKTRNNGTLYALVFVHQAGITPWQDPRRVHLVAQLTTYMVPKPAEISLIAGEDQTQEKKEETQQKKRGSKPTGGAGAGAASTADHPAAHWRTRLTLNVVGDHFVFDKENVPGDVHRYLRVFQNGKKIDYLPLLFVDELSNRVKDLVEINSTSKELPLTISYDSISLGRLRFWIHMQDAVFSLQQFGFTEKDADEIKGIFVDTNLYFLALTFLVAAFHLLFDFLAFKNDISFWKEKKSMVGMSSKAVLWRCFSTIVIFLYLFDEHTSLLVLIPAGVGSIIEVWKVKKALKIQVSWKGGKPTFLFGKLDESERRTEEYDTLAMKYLSFLLYPMCIGGAVYALIYLRYKSWYSWLINSLVNGVYAFGFLFMLPQLFVNYKLKSVAHLPWKAFMYKAFNTFIDDVFAFIITMPTSHRLACFRDDVVFLIYLYQRWLYPVDKTRINEYGVSYDEKPKRKTHKD